The following proteins come from a genomic window of Candidatus Thiodiazotropha sp. CDECU1:
- the phoR gene encoding phosphate regulon sensor histidine kinase PhoR, with product MRDYLKIEINHLLGSLLIFIPIGYLLQQIPVAIALAFIAYFSKHAYYLTKLAYLINQGARIDPPYPADIWGLIYKELSRFRSRSRKRKRTLSRFASRFRKVTSSIPDGLILLNKSAGIEWANPAANQLLNISWPRDENTPLSEHIKHEELSEYLKNPDYSKPLELPSPTNKAVIISLRVTPFGGKKAQRLVVARDITDVYKLNQTRRDFVSNVSHELRTPLTVIAGYLENLSDNDMLPFQERPFTLMVQQADRMNSIINDLLTLSRLELGRAASAEKPVAIPELLRRIIDQAQLLAEQKGGYKITLDVNDSLWLLGEESELMSAFSNLVFNAIIHSPPGTEITVTWLRLENEACLTVTDTGPGIEERHIPRLTERFYRVDKARSRQSGGTGLGLAIVKHIIGRHDGELRISSQLGVGSSFTCAFPEEVTLNKPLTAPDKEEAVNSANDEQPELTHSSPE from the coding sequence GTGAGGGACTATCTGAAAATTGAAATCAATCATCTGCTCGGAAGCCTGCTCATCTTCATTCCTATAGGATATCTTCTGCAACAAATACCGGTAGCGATCGCATTAGCCTTTATTGCCTATTTCTCCAAACATGCTTACTACCTGACCAAGCTTGCCTATCTGATCAACCAGGGTGCACGCATTGATCCACCCTACCCAGCGGACATTTGGGGATTGATCTACAAAGAACTCTCACGATTCCGTTCCAGGAGCCGGAAACGCAAAAGGACACTCAGCCGCTTTGCTTCGCGATTCAGAAAGGTAACCAGTTCTATTCCCGATGGATTGATATTACTGAATAAATCCGCCGGCATCGAGTGGGCGAACCCAGCTGCCAACCAGCTTTTGAACATCAGTTGGCCGCGGGATGAAAATACTCCATTGAGTGAACATATCAAACATGAAGAGCTCTCTGAGTATCTGAAGAATCCAGACTACTCGAAACCTCTTGAGCTACCCTCCCCGACCAATAAGGCGGTAATCATCTCGCTTCGGGTTACCCCCTTTGGTGGAAAGAAGGCACAGCGCCTGGTAGTGGCGAGGGACATCACCGATGTTTATAAACTCAATCAGACCAGACGGGATTTTGTCTCCAATGTCTCCCACGAACTCCGCACCCCCCTCACTGTCATCGCTGGGTATCTGGAGAATCTCAGCGATAATGATATGTTGCCGTTTCAGGAGCGTCCCTTTACCTTGATGGTGCAACAGGCAGACCGGATGAACAGCATCATCAACGATCTGCTCACCCTCTCTCGACTCGAACTGGGACGTGCCGCATCCGCGGAAAAACCGGTTGCCATTCCGGAGCTACTGCGCAGGATAATCGACCAGGCTCAGCTACTGGCGGAACAGAAGGGGGGGTACAAAATCACTCTGGACGTGAATGACAGCCTCTGGTTGCTCGGTGAAGAGAGCGAGTTGATGAGTGCATTTTCGAATCTTGTCTTCAATGCCATTATCCACTCACCCCCCGGTACGGAGATAACCGTCACCTGGTTACGTCTTGAGAACGAGGCTTGTCTTACCGTAACGGACACCGGGCCTGGTATCGAGGAACGCCACATACCACGCTTGACCGAACGTTTCTATCGGGTTGATAAGGCCCGATCACGTCAATCAGGGGGTACTGGATTGGGATTGGCAATTGTCAAACATATAATCGGTCGACACGATGGGGAGTTGAGGATATCGAGCCAGTTGGGTGTCGGTAGCAGTTTTACCTGCGCCTTTCCCGAAGAGGTGACGCTTAACAAACCCTTGACAGCTCCTGACAAGGAAGAGGCCGTAAATAGCGCCAATGACGAACAGCCTGAATTAACGCATTCCTCTCCTGAATAA
- the aroA gene encoding 3-phosphoshikimate 1-carboxyvinyltransferase: protein MNLQQKLNYRTQPGGKLRGNLRVPGDKSISHRSIMLGSLADGITQIKGFLEGEDSLATLNAFRQMGVTIEGPTHGKVTIHGVGMQGLQAPEDALDLGNSGTSMRLLTGLLAGQGLAVTLTGDSSLSGRPMRRVIDPLSEMGARIDSTASFTAPLKIVPPIRLQGIDYQLPMASAQVKSALLLAGLCAEGETCITEPAPTRDHTERMLRGFGYPVRSTGNRVCLSGGGRLTACEIDIPADISSATFFLVGACIAEGSEMVLQHVGINPTRDGVISILRLMGADIALLNQREIGGEPVADIRVRSNGLQGIDIPEELVPLAIDEFPALFVAAASARGETRLHGAEELRVKESDRIQVMAEGLQRLGIQADPTPDGMVIQGGVIEGGRVESYGDHRIAMSFAMAGLRAAGPIEISDCTNVNTSFPGFVSAAAEAGLQIDEVTK, encoded by the coding sequence ATCAACTTGCAACAAAAACTCAATTATCGAACACAACCCGGTGGAAAACTGAGGGGTAACTTACGTGTGCCAGGGGATAAATCCATCTCCCATAGGTCGATCATGCTCGGTTCATTGGCGGACGGTATTACCCAGATAAAAGGTTTCCTGGAAGGTGAAGACAGCCTCGCCACCTTGAACGCCTTTCGCCAAATGGGGGTGACCATCGAAGGGCCGACCCATGGCAAGGTGACAATTCATGGGGTTGGCATGCAGGGTCTGCAAGCACCGGAGGATGCACTTGATCTGGGAAATTCCGGTACCTCTATGCGTCTCCTGACCGGTCTATTGGCGGGTCAGGGCCTGGCGGTCACACTCACCGGTGACAGTTCACTGTCGGGTCGGCCTATGCGACGGGTCATCGATCCCCTCTCCGAGATGGGTGCGAGAATCGACTCTACGGCATCCTTCACTGCACCTCTTAAGATAGTTCCACCAATCCGTTTGCAAGGTATCGACTACCAATTGCCGATGGCCAGTGCGCAGGTCAAATCGGCACTCTTGTTGGCGGGCCTGTGCGCAGAGGGTGAAACCTGTATCACTGAGCCTGCGCCCACCAGGGATCACACCGAGCGAATGTTGCGGGGCTTTGGCTACCCTGTGAGATCTACTGGCAACAGGGTTTGTCTGTCAGGAGGAGGGCGGTTGACTGCTTGTGAGATCGACATACCCGCGGATATTTCGTCGGCTACCTTTTTCCTCGTCGGTGCCTGCATCGCTGAAGGATCAGAGATGGTGTTACAGCACGTGGGTATCAACCCAACCCGTGATGGGGTGATCTCTATCCTCAGATTGATGGGGGCTGATATTGCGCTTCTGAATCAGAGAGAGATCGGTGGGGAGCCGGTTGCCGATATCAGGGTCAGGTCGAATGGATTACAGGGCATAGATATACCTGAGGAGTTGGTGCCGCTGGCAATCGATGAATTTCCCGCCCTGTTTGTGGCAGCAGCATCTGCCCGGGGTGAGACACGCCTGCATGGGGCGGAAGAGTTAAGGGTGAAGGAGAGTGATCGAATCCAGGTCATGGCTGAGGGGCTGCAGAGACTCGGTATCCAGGCGGATCCGACCCCGGATGGGATGGTTATTCAGGGTGGTGTCATAGAGGGCGGCCGGGTTGAGAGCTACGGCGATCACAGAATTGCAATGTCATTTGCGATGGCGGGGTTGCGGGCAGCGGGTCCCATCGAGATTAGCGACTGTACTAATGTGAATACCTCCTTTCCCGGGTTTGTGTCTGCAGCGGCAGAAGCGGGTCTGCAGATCGATGAGGTAACGAAATAG
- the cmk gene encoding (d)CMP kinase: MVTGVPVITVDGPSGSGKGTLAQRIAETLGWHFLDSGAIYRVLGLMVERAGISGDNVDKITEMAKNMPLSFDQGMVLLAGEDVAGAIRTETIGNAASKVAAIPQVREALLAWQRNYAKAPGLVADGRDMGTVVFPQAAVKIFLTASAEERAQRRYKQLKGKGLGVNLARLTEEIRERDERDSKRAVAPLIAAESAYQLDSTAMSIDEVYEQAMFNISMALPDLQR, from the coding sequence ATAGTGACTGGGGTACCGGTAATTACCGTGGATGGACCCTCCGGATCGGGTAAGGGAACCCTTGCGCAACGCATCGCTGAGACCCTAGGTTGGCATTTTCTCGACAGCGGTGCGATTTATCGTGTTTTGGGGTTAATGGTCGAACGTGCTGGTATCAGTGGTGATAACGTAGATAAAATTACAGAAATGGCGAAAAACATGCCGCTATCATTCGATCAGGGAATGGTCCTGCTGGCCGGTGAAGATGTCGCGGGGGCCATACGAACGGAGACCATCGGCAATGCGGCGTCAAAGGTGGCTGCAATCCCTCAGGTTCGTGAAGCATTGCTGGCGTGGCAGCGGAACTACGCCAAAGCACCAGGCCTGGTTGCGGATGGGCGCGATATGGGGACAGTGGTTTTCCCCCAGGCGGCGGTCAAGATATTTCTCACCGCAAGTGCCGAGGAGAGGGCGCAAAGACGCTATAAACAGTTGAAGGGAAAGGGGTTAGGTGTTAATCTCGCCCGTCTTACTGAGGAGATCAGAGAACGGGATGAGCGCGACAGCAAACGTGCCGTGGCGCCGCTCATCGCTGCGGAATCAGCATACCAGCTGGATTCGACGGCGATGAGTATCGATGAGGTATATGAGCAGGCGATGTTTAATATAAGCATGGCCCTGCCCGATCTTCAGCGATAA
- a CDS encoding hemolysin family protein, with protein MESYLILALLLVLSGVFSGSETALINLSMARAEALYKEGRNGAHALYLLKKDPSRMLITILIGNNVVNIAASAMATVIATDYFGDSGPGIAVGVLTILILVFGEITPKSLATRFSERISLFIAPLIVGFMRFIYPLVWLFLQITNWVQSSTKAMDDPLVTEHEVITMVEHGEEEGVIDTGEREMIERIFNFNDLKAEDVMTPRRQVFRLDGRRTIRDVLPEIMREGFSRIPLYNEDPEEIISMVLLRDLIRNVVSGELDVAISELGQEPLYTPSNTTIDELIRTLKTKSIHLAVVVDEHGAMLGVVSLEDMLEELVGEIYDETDEKPNDLMVLGEGKVLVQGTAELRVVEEYYDMDIPGKPTDTINRWLLEHTERIPEKDEKFELDGLEVHVQDASMRRIHQVVLRRTAARQDKVALDTQDRS; from the coding sequence GTGGAAAGTTATCTCATTCTGGCACTGCTACTAGTGCTCTCAGGCGTTTTTTCTGGTTCAGAGACCGCTCTGATAAACCTATCGATGGCTCGTGCGGAAGCACTGTACAAGGAGGGTAGGAATGGAGCTCATGCCCTCTATCTTCTGAAAAAAGACCCGAGCCGCATGCTGATTACCATTCTGATCGGCAACAACGTAGTCAATATCGCGGCTTCTGCCATGGCAACGGTTATTGCGACCGACTATTTTGGTGATTCCGGCCCCGGTATAGCCGTGGGTGTTTTGACCATTCTGATCCTGGTATTTGGCGAGATTACACCCAAGAGCCTGGCAACCCGTTTCTCTGAACGGATCTCGCTGTTTATCGCCCCGCTGATCGTCGGCTTCATGCGCTTCATCTATCCCTTGGTCTGGCTGTTCCTGCAGATCACGAATTGGGTGCAATCGTCCACCAAGGCAATGGATGATCCCCTGGTAACTGAGCACGAGGTGATCACCATGGTGGAGCATGGTGAGGAAGAGGGGGTTATCGATACCGGCGAGAGGGAGATGATCGAACGAATCTTCAACTTCAACGACCTGAAGGCCGAAGATGTCATGACCCCCAGAAGGCAGGTCTTCCGCCTCGACGGCCGACGTACGATACGGGATGTCTTGCCAGAGATTATGCGCGAGGGATTCTCACGCATTCCGCTCTACAACGAGGATCCGGAAGAGATCATCAGTATGGTATTGCTGCGTGATCTGATCAGAAATGTCGTATCCGGTGAATTGGACGTAGCTATCTCTGAGCTGGGGCAGGAACCCCTCTATACCCCATCCAACACAACCATCGATGAACTGATTCGTACCCTCAAGACCAAAAGCATCCATCTGGCCGTGGTGGTGGATGAACACGGCGCCATGCTGGGAGTGGTTTCCCTGGAGGATATGCTGGAAGAGTTGGTGGGTGAGATATATGACGAGACTGATGAAAAGCCCAATGACCTGATGGTGTTGGGCGAGGGCAAGGTATTGGTACAGGGAACTGCTGAACTGCGTGTGGTTGAAGAGTACTACGACATGGATATACCCGGTAAGCCCACCGATACAATCAATCGTTGGCTACTCGAGCACACGGAGAGAATTCCCGAAAAAGACGAGAAGTTCGAATTGGATGGACTTGAGGTACATGTGCAGGACGCCTCCATGCGACGCATTCATCAAGTGGTGCTACGGCGCACCGCCGCCCGTCAGGATAAGGTTGCGCTAGACACTCAGGACAGATCCTGA
- the phoB gene encoding phosphate regulon transcriptional regulator PhoB has translation MQRILMVEDEPEVREMIRYILETKGYGVDEADNAQEARRLLSQQTYDLILMDWMLPGRSGLELTRELKQMARSNTPPIIMLTARSEESDKVNGLDSGADDYITKPFSPKEMLARIKAVIRRNSAPETDKGVEFAGLCIEPNSHSVSINGSPLHLSPAEYRLLYFFMTHPDRVYSRNQILDYVWGATASVDERTVDVHIRRLRKQLTPSGHKNFLQTVRGVGYRFTPGNIQQERPSS, from the coding sequence ATGCAACGGATACTGATGGTAGAAGACGAACCCGAGGTCAGGGAGATGATTCGATATATTCTCGAAACGAAGGGATATGGAGTTGATGAAGCCGATAACGCCCAGGAGGCCCGTCGCCTGCTATCTCAGCAAACCTATGACCTGATCCTGATGGACTGGATGCTCCCCGGTAGATCAGGACTGGAACTGACCAGGGAATTGAAACAGATGGCCCGGTCAAACACCCCTCCGATCATTATGCTGACAGCCAGATCTGAAGAATCGGACAAGGTAAATGGTCTGGACAGCGGCGCGGACGATTACATCACCAAACCCTTTTCACCCAAGGAGATGTTGGCCCGCATCAAAGCAGTGATCCGCAGGAATAGCGCACCAGAGACAGATAAAGGTGTGGAATTTGCCGGTCTGTGTATCGAACCCAACAGCCACAGCGTATCAATCAACGGCTCCCCCCTGCATCTCTCCCCGGCTGAATATCGCTTGCTCTATTTTTTCATGACTCACCCGGACCGGGTCTATAGTCGCAACCAGATTCTGGATTACGTTTGGGGTGCCACTGCCAGTGTGGACGAACGAACGGTAGATGTGCATATACGACGCCTGCGAAAACAGCTCACTCCCTCAGGCCATAAAAATTTTCTACAAACCGTGCGTGGTGTAGGTTATCGTTTTACCCCTGGCAACATCCAACAAGAGCGGCCGTCATCGTGA
- a CDS encoding prephenate dehydrogenase, translating to MIEKLAIIGVGLIGGSVALALKEEGVVKEVVGCGRGEANLIKAQSLGIIDHYTHDVSVAVKGADMVLLAVPLGAMRDTLNAIHGHLAEHAVVTDAGSVKGSVVDDVKGVFGAVPGFFVPGHPIAGTERSGAEAAFAELYRNRRVILTPLEETDKQALQKVERLWQQCGAEVVQMSVEHHDEVLAATSHLPHMLAYTLVDSLARMKENDEIFSFAAGGFRDFTRIASSNPVMWRDICMANRSSLNKMLTRFADELHELAGLLQSGDETGLLEMFEHAKQARDRYVDGVE from the coding sequence GTGATTGAAAAGCTTGCGATTATCGGTGTTGGTCTGATTGGTGGCTCTGTCGCCCTGGCCCTGAAGGAGGAGGGTGTGGTGAAGGAGGTGGTCGGTTGCGGCCGCGGGGAAGCCAATTTGATCAAGGCGCAATCCTTGGGAATCATCGATCACTACACCCACGATGTGAGTGTTGCGGTAAAAGGCGCCGATATGGTTTTGCTGGCAGTGCCTTTGGGTGCGATGCGTGACACCCTTAACGCCATACACGGTCATCTCGCGGAACATGCCGTGGTTACCGACGCGGGTAGTGTCAAAGGCAGTGTGGTGGATGATGTCAAAGGGGTATTCGGTGCAGTGCCCGGCTTTTTTGTTCCAGGTCATCCCATCGCGGGAACCGAGCGCAGCGGGGCCGAAGCGGCGTTTGCCGAGTTGTATCGGAATCGCCGGGTGATACTCACACCGCTGGAAGAAACGGATAAGCAAGCCCTGCAAAAGGTCGAACGACTGTGGCAACAGTGTGGGGCTGAGGTGGTGCAGATGAGTGTGGAACACCACGACGAGGTATTGGCCGCCACCAGTCATCTGCCGCATATGTTGGCGTATACCCTGGTCGATAGTCTGGCGCGAATGAAAGAGAATGATGAAATCTTCAGCTTTGCAGCGGGTGGTTTCCGGGACTTTACCCGAATCGCATCGAGTAATCCTGTGATGTGGAGAGATATCTGCATGGCCAATCGGAGTTCCCTGAACAAGATGCTGACGCGTTTCGCCGATGAACTGCATGAGTTGGCCGGGCTGCTGCAAAGCGGAGACGAAACAGGATTGCTGGAGATGTTTGAACATGCGAAACAGGCCCGCGACAGATATGTGGATGGCGTTGAATAA
- the ihfB gene encoding integration host factor subunit beta, producing MTKSELIEIIAKEQSHLAYRDVELAVKCMIEHMSQSLASGERIEIRGFGSFSLHYRPPRMGRNPKTGKTVALSGKYVPHFKPGKELRDRVNQSYAESFAEQME from the coding sequence ATGACAAAATCCGAACTGATTGAGATTATTGCCAAGGAGCAGAGCCATCTTGCCTATCGTGATGTAGAGTTGGCTGTTAAGTGTATGATTGAACACATGAGTCAATCTCTGGCATCGGGAGAGAGGATTGAGATTCGCGGATTTGGTAGTTTCTCACTTCACTATCGGCCACCAAGGATGGGACGCAATCCGAAAACGGGTAAAACGGTCGCACTTTCCGGCAAATATGTTCCTCACTTCAAACCCGGCAAGGAACTGCGTGACCGAGTGAATCAGTCCTATGCGGAGAGCTTTGCCGAGCAGATGGAATAG
- the pheA gene encoding prephenate dehydratase, protein MNDDAKLSAIRNRIDEIDLQLQQLISERAGAAQEVARIKLKEDPQTEFYRPEREAEVLRRIKERNQGPLQDEEVARLFREIMSACLALEQPLSIAFLGPDGTYTQEAVLKHFGHSVHTEAMGSIPDTFREVEAGACQYGVVPVENSTEGVITHTLDTFVNSPLRICGEVSLPINHQLLSRETSIAQIKVVYTHAQSLAQCRGWLDQHLPHVERVAVGSNAEAARLATEIANAAAIAGEAAAEIYQLGLLASNIEDEPGNTTRFLVIGKQDSAFSGDDKTSIMFSTHNKAGGLHTMLTPFAEHNISMTRIESRPSRRGRWDYLFFVDVEGHRSDDNLAAALSEIEQAATQFKVLGSYPKAVI, encoded by the coding sequence ATGAATGATGATGCGAAACTGAGTGCCATCCGGAATCGAATCGATGAGATCGATCTGCAGTTGCAGCAGCTGATCAGTGAGCGCGCGGGTGCCGCCCAAGAGGTCGCACGCATCAAATTGAAAGAGGATCCGCAGACAGAATTCTATCGCCCCGAACGCGAGGCAGAGGTATTGCGACGCATCAAGGAGCGAAACCAGGGTCCGTTACAGGATGAGGAGGTGGCGAGGCTGTTTCGGGAGATCATGTCGGCCTGCCTGGCCTTGGAACAGCCCCTGAGCATTGCCTTTCTCGGACCGGATGGAACCTATACCCAGGAGGCGGTGCTTAAACATTTTGGTCATTCGGTTCATACCGAGGCCATGGGATCCATACCCGATACCTTTCGCGAGGTCGAAGCAGGCGCCTGTCAGTATGGGGTGGTGCCGGTGGAGAATTCCACTGAAGGGGTGATTACCCACACCCTGGATACCTTCGTCAATTCTCCACTGCGTATCTGTGGTGAGGTCTCCCTGCCGATCAATCATCAACTGCTCAGTCGCGAGACCAGCATCGCGCAGATAAAGGTGGTCTACACACATGCTCAATCCCTGGCCCAGTGTCGGGGTTGGCTCGATCAGCATCTTCCCCATGTGGAGCGGGTTGCCGTTGGCAGCAACGCCGAGGCCGCCAGGCTTGCAACCGAGATCGCCAATGCCGCTGCCATTGCCGGTGAAGCTGCCGCTGAGATCTATCAGCTCGGCCTGTTGGCATCGAACATTGAGGATGAACCTGGCAACACGACCCGGTTTCTGGTGATCGGCAAGCAGGATTCAGCATTCAGTGGTGATGACAAAACCAGTATCATGTTCTCCACTCACAACAAGGCGGGGGGTCTGCATACAATGCTTACACCGTTTGCCGAACACAATATCAGTATGACGCGGATCGAGTCTCGGCCATCCCGCAGGGGGCGCTGGGACTATCTTTTTTTCGTCGATGTGGAGGGGCATAGAAGTGATGACAATCTCGCTGCGGCCCTGTCCGAGATTGAGCAGGCAGCTACCCAGTTCAAGGTCCTCGGGTCATATCCCAAGGCAGTTATATAG
- the hisC gene encoding histidinol-phosphate transaminase, translating into MTSQTNPFLELAAPGIDALKPYLPGKPISELERELGIAHSIKLASNENPLGVSEKVIQAIANSTPELSRYPDGGAFQLHQRLAEKHAVDPACITLGNGSNDVLDMVARVFLSPGVESLFSQYAFAVYPISSQAVGARLVITPAKAYAHDLERMLQMITPRTRVIWIANPNNPTGTWLSRDALFSFLAQLPSHVMVVLDEAYIEYVQHSDYPDGSAWLERFPNLIVTRTFSKAYGLASLRIGYGLSNPDVADLLNRVRQPFNVNTLAQSAALAALDDQAFIQRSIALNNKGMQQYRRGFESMGLDYIPSVANFITVEVGEDASRVDQALLSEGCITRGIANYGLPNHLRISIGLEEENDRLLTTLKKVLKR; encoded by the coding sequence ATGACATCTCAGACAAACCCTTTTCTTGAGCTTGCCGCACCGGGTATCGATGCCTTGAAACCCTATTTGCCCGGTAAGCCGATATCTGAGTTGGAACGTGAATTGGGTATCGCTCACTCGATCAAACTGGCCTCCAACGAAAATCCCCTGGGTGTAAGCGAGAAAGTCATCCAGGCAATCGCCAATTCTACCCCTGAGTTGTCACGCTATCCCGATGGCGGGGCCTTTCAGCTACACCAGAGACTGGCCGAAAAGCATGCTGTCGATCCAGCCTGCATCACCCTTGGTAACGGTTCCAATGATGTCCTGGATATGGTTGCGCGGGTATTTCTGTCGCCGGGTGTGGAATCCCTGTTTTCCCAATATGCCTTTGCCGTCTACCCCATAAGCAGTCAGGCTGTGGGTGCCAGGTTAGTGATCACGCCAGCCAAGGCCTATGCCCATGACCTTGAACGTATGCTGCAGATGATCACCCCCAGGACACGGGTGATCTGGATTGCAAATCCAAACAATCCAACCGGAACCTGGCTGTCCAGGGATGCCTTGTTCTCCTTTCTGGCTCAGCTACCAAGCCATGTCATGGTCGTGCTGGATGAGGCCTATATCGAATATGTTCAACACAGCGACTATCCCGATGGCAGCGCCTGGCTGGAACGTTTTCCCAACCTGATAGTGACCCGCACCTTTTCCAAGGCCTATGGACTTGCTTCGTTGCGTATTGGATATGGGCTCTCGAACCCTGACGTTGCCGATCTGCTGAATCGGGTGCGACAGCCATTTAATGTCAACACCCTGGCGCAGTCGGCGGCCCTTGCCGCGCTCGATGATCAAGCCTTTATTCAGCGCTCGATTGCGCTCAACAACAAGGGTATGCAACAGTACCGCAGGGGTTTTGAATCGATGGGACTCGACTATATTCCCTCGGTGGCAAATTTCATAACGGTCGAAGTCGGTGAGGATGCTTCCAGGGTCGATCAGGCACTGCTGAGTGAGGGGTGTATCACCAGGGGGATAGCCAATTATGGTTTACCCAATCATTTACGTATCTCCATCGGTTTGGAAGAGGAGAACGATCGTCTCCTGACCACATTAAAGAAGGTGCTGAAACGGTGA
- the rpsA gene encoding 30S ribosomal protein S1, giving the protein MTESFAELFEESLSSTQLRSGAIIIGTVLDITSEAVIVNAGLKSEGVIPRDQFLNHHGEIEVEIGDQVEVALDAVEDGFGATRLSREKAKRDQAWKVLEKAHEAEETVIGRINGKVKGGFTVELNDIRAFLPGSLVDVRPVRDTAYLEGKDLEFKVIKLDRRRNNVVVSRRAVVEQEYSEERDKLLENLQEGQEIKGVVKNLTDYGAFVDLGGIDGLLHITDMAWKRVKHPSEVVEIGDEINVKILKFDRERNRVSLGLKQMGDDPWVALARRYPEGTRLFGKVTNIADYGCFVEIEEGVEGLVHVSEMDWTNKNVHPSKIVSLGDEVEVMVLDIDEERRRVSLGIKQCKPNPWDEFAATHKKGDHVTGNIKSITDFGIFIGLDGGIDGLIHLSDISWDDEGEDAIRNFKKGDEVETVVLSVDPERERISLGIKQLAQDPFSSFVAANEKGSFVRGKVAEIDAKGAVINLAEGVDGYLRASELSRDRVEDARSVLKEGDEIEAKFIGVDRKNRSITLSIKAKDADEEAAAIKGYARDAATSAPTLGDLLKEQMDNQGE; this is encoded by the coding sequence ATGACCGAAAGTTTTGCAGAATTATTTGAGGAGAGTCTCTCCAGTACCCAACTCCGCAGTGGAGCCATTATCATAGGCACTGTCCTGGATATCACTTCTGAGGCCGTAATTGTCAATGCCGGCCTCAAATCAGAAGGTGTTATTCCCCGTGACCAGTTTCTCAATCATCACGGAGAGATCGAAGTTGAGATTGGTGATCAGGTAGAGGTCGCACTGGATGCTGTTGAGGATGGGTTTGGTGCAACCAGACTCTCTCGTGAAAAAGCCAAGCGTGATCAGGCTTGGAAAGTGCTTGAAAAGGCGCATGAGGCAGAAGAGACCGTTATCGGTCGTATCAACGGTAAGGTTAAAGGCGGATTCACCGTAGAACTGAATGATATCCGTGCTTTTCTTCCCGGCTCTCTGGTCGATGTTCGTCCAGTACGCGACACTGCCTATTTGGAAGGAAAAGATCTTGAATTCAAGGTGATCAAACTGGATCGCCGACGCAACAACGTGGTGGTCTCTCGCCGCGCCGTTGTTGAACAAGAGTACAGTGAAGAGCGCGATAAGCTGCTCGAAAATCTGCAGGAAGGTCAAGAGATCAAGGGTGTGGTGAAGAACCTCACCGATTACGGCGCGTTTGTCGATCTCGGTGGCATCGATGGATTGCTGCATATTACCGATATGGCGTGGAAGCGTGTTAAACATCCTTCCGAGGTTGTTGAGATCGGTGATGAGATAAACGTCAAGATCTTGAAGTTTGACCGTGAACGTAATCGTGTCTCGCTTGGTCTCAAGCAGATGGGTGATGATCCATGGGTTGCATTGGCGCGTCGTTACCCGGAAGGCACCCGTCTCTTCGGCAAGGTTACCAATATTGCCGATTACGGATGTTTCGTTGAAATCGAAGAGGGTGTTGAAGGTCTGGTGCATGTTTCAGAGATGGATTGGACCAACAAGAATGTTCATCCTTCCAAGATCGTCTCCCTCGGTGACGAGGTGGAAGTCATGGTGTTGGATATCGATGAGGAGAGGCGTCGTGTCTCGCTCGGTATCAAGCAATGCAAGCCTAATCCCTGGGATGAGTTTGCCGCTACCCATAAGAAGGGCGACCATGTTACAGGTAATATCAAGTCGATTACCGATTTTGGTATTTTCATCGGCCTTGATGGCGGCATAGATGGTCTGATTCACCTGTCTGACATCTCTTGGGATGATGAGGGTGAGGATGCGATTCGCAATTTCAAGAAGGGCGATGAAGTTGAAACCGTGGTCCTCTCGGTCGACCCAGAGCGCGAACGCATCTCGCTGGGCATCAAGCAACTTGCACAGGATCCCTTCTCCTCATTTGTGGCGGCCAACGAGAAAGGCAGTTTCGTTAGAGGTAAAGTTGCAGAGATTGATGCCAAGGGTGCCGTGATTAACCTGGCTGAGGGTGTTGATGGATACCTGCGGGCCTCTGAACTGTCCCGCGATCGGGTAGAGGATGCGCGCAGTGTCCTGAAGGAAGGCGATGAGATAGAAGCGAAGTTTATTGGTGTGGATCGTAAGAACCGCTCCATCACACTCTCTATCAAAGCCAAGGATGCTGATGAAGAGGCAGCCGCTATCAAGGGCTACGCACGTGATGCGGCAACCAGTGCCCCGACATTGGGTGATTTGTTGAAAGAGCAGATGGATAATCAAGGCGAATAG